A genome region from Populus alba chromosome 5, ASM523922v2, whole genome shotgun sequence includes the following:
- the LOC118061830 gene encoding tubby-like F-box protein 8 isoform X1 produces MSFRSIVRDMRDGFGSLSRRSFEVRLPGHFRGKSHGSACELLDQPVVIQDSPWAGLPPELLRDVIKRLEASESTWPARKHVVACASVCRAWREMCKEIVRSPEFSGKITFPVSLKQPGPRDGTIQCFIRRDKSNLTYHLFLCLSPALLVENGKFLLSAKRSRRTTCTEYVISMDADNISKSSSTYIGKLRSNFLGTKFIIYDTQPPYNNAQLSPPGRSRRFYSKKVSPKVPTGSYNIAHVAYELNVLGTRGPRRMHCTMHSIPVSSLEPGGSVPGQPELLPCSLEDSFRSISFSKSIDNSTEFSSSRFSNILGPREEDEEGKERPLVLRNKSPRWHEQLQCWCLNFRGRVSVASVKNFQLVAATQPAAGAPTPSQPAQSDHDKVILQFGKVGKDMFTMDYRYPLSAFQAFAICLSSFDTKLACE; encoded by the exons ATGTCATTCCGTAGTATAGTTCGTGACATGAGGGATGGATTTGGGAGCTTGTCGAGACGGAGTTTTGAGGTCAGGCTGCCAGGTCATTTCAGAGGGAAATCTCATGGCTCAGCATGTGAGTTGCTTGACCAGCCTGTGGTCATTCAGGATAGTCCTTGGGCTGGTCTTCCGCCAGAATTACTGCGAGATGTGATCAAGAGATTGGAGGCAAGTGAGAGCACGTGGCCTGCTCGCAAGCATGTTGTTGCTTGTGCTTCTGTGTGCAGGGCTTGGAGGGAAATGTGTAAAGAAATTGTAAGAAGTCCAGAGTTCTCTGGAAAGATCACCTTCCCTGTTTCCCTGAAGCAG CCAGGGCCCAGGGATGGAACCATCCAGTGTTTCATAAGGAGGGACAAATCAAACTTAACTTACCATCTTTTCCTTTGCCTTAGCCCTG CTTTGCTTGTTGAAAATGGAAAATTTCTTCTGTCTGCAAAACGTTCTCGGAGAACTACTTGCACAGAATATGTAATTTCCATGGATGCAgacaacatatcaaaatcaagcagcACATATATTGGAAAACTAAG GTCAAATTTTCTGGGaaccaaatttataatttatgacaCGCAGCCCCCCTATAATAATGCTCAGCTTTCCCCACCTGGCCGAAGCCGTAGGTTCTACTCAAAGAAAGTTTCTCCAAAGGTTCCTACAGGCAGCTATAACATTGCTCATGTTGCTTATGAGCTGAATGTGCTTGGCACCCGGGGTCCACGAAGGATGCACTGCACCATGCACTCAATCCCTGTATCATCCCTTGAGCCTGGTGGTTCTGTCCCAGGCCAGCCTGAGCTCCTACCTTGCTCCCTTGAAGACTCATTTCGGAGCATTTCCTTCTCGAAATCAATTGACAATTCAACTGAGTTTAGCAGTTCCCGGTTCTCCAACATTCTTGGGCCTCGAGAAGAAGATGAGGAGGGAAAGGAGAGACCACTGGTCCTCCGGAACAAGTCACCAAGATGGCATGAACAGTTGCAATGCTGGTGCCTTAATTTCCGCGGGAGAGTGTCGGTTGCCTCTGTCAAGAACTTTCAGCTTGTTGCTGCAACGCAGCCTGCTGCTGGTGCACCAACACCTTCGCAGCCTGCTCAATCTGATCATGACAAGGTGATTCTTCAATTCGGTAAGGTTGGCAAAGATATGTTCACCATGGATTACCGGTATCCTTTGTCCGCATTCCAGGCTTTCGCCATCTGCTTGAGCAGCTTTGACACTAAATTGGCATgtgaatag
- the LOC118061830 gene encoding tubby-like F-box protein 8 isoform X2: MDADNISKSSSTYIGKLRSNFLGTKFIIYDTQPPYNNAQLSPPGRSRRFYSKKVSPKVPTGSYNIAHVAYELNVLGTRGPRRMHCTMHSIPVSSLEPGGSVPGQPELLPCSLEDSFRSISFSKSIDNSTEFSSSRFSNILGPREEDEEGKERPLVLRNKSPRWHEQLQCWCLNFRGRVSVASVKNFQLVAATQPAAGAPTPSQPAQSDHDKVILQFGKVGKDMFTMDYRYPLSAFQAFAICLSSFDTKLACE, from the exons ATGGATGCAgacaacatatcaaaatcaagcagcACATATATTGGAAAACTAAG GTCAAATTTTCTGGGaaccaaatttataatttatgacaCGCAGCCCCCCTATAATAATGCTCAGCTTTCCCCACCTGGCCGAAGCCGTAGGTTCTACTCAAAGAAAGTTTCTCCAAAGGTTCCTACAGGCAGCTATAACATTGCTCATGTTGCTTATGAGCTGAATGTGCTTGGCACCCGGGGTCCACGAAGGATGCACTGCACCATGCACTCAATCCCTGTATCATCCCTTGAGCCTGGTGGTTCTGTCCCAGGCCAGCCTGAGCTCCTACCTTGCTCCCTTGAAGACTCATTTCGGAGCATTTCCTTCTCGAAATCAATTGACAATTCAACTGAGTTTAGCAGTTCCCGGTTCTCCAACATTCTTGGGCCTCGAGAAGAAGATGAGGAGGGAAAGGAGAGACCACTGGTCCTCCGGAACAAGTCACCAAGATGGCATGAACAGTTGCAATGCTGGTGCCTTAATTTCCGCGGGAGAGTGTCGGTTGCCTCTGTCAAGAACTTTCAGCTTGTTGCTGCAACGCAGCCTGCTGCTGGTGCACCAACACCTTCGCAGCCTGCTCAATCTGATCATGACAAGGTGATTCTTCAATTCGGTAAGGTTGGCAAAGATATGTTCACCATGGATTACCGGTATCCTTTGTCCGCATTCCAGGCTTTCGCCATCTGCTTGAGCAGCTTTGACACTAAATTGGCATgtgaatag